A genome region from Prinia subflava isolate CZ2003 ecotype Zambia chromosome 12, Cam_Psub_1.2, whole genome shotgun sequence includes the following:
- the PTPA gene encoding serine/threonine-protein phosphatase 2A activator, whose protein sequence is MAESERRAGASEEVPPPVQQCFMVPKKEINMVSDMAKWKRSQAYADYMGFILTLNEGVRGKKLTCEYKVSEPIEKLVALLNTLDRWIDETPPVDQPSRFGNKAFRTWYAKLDQEAEKLVSAVIPEHLADAAPEVAVYLKESVGNSTRIDYGTGHEAAFAAFLCCLCKIGVLRVDDQMAIVFKVFNRYLEVMRKLQKTYRMEPAGSQGVWGLDDFQFLPFIWGSSQLIDHPSLEPRHFVDEKVVNENHKDFMFLECILFITEMKTGPFAEHSNQLWNISAVPSWSKVNQGLIRMYKAECLEKFPVIQHFKFGSLLPIQPVTS, encoded by the exons ATGGCAGAGAGCGAGCGGCGGGCAG GTGCCTCTGAGGAGGTGCCTCCTCCTGTCCAGCAATGCTTCATGGTCCCCAAAAAGGAGATAAACATGGTTTCCGACATGGCCAAGTGGAAACGATCTCAG GCATACGCAGACTACATGGGCTTCATCCTCACTCTGAACGAAGGTGTCAGGGGCAAGAAGCTGACCTGTGAATACAAAGTTTCAGAG CCCATTGAAAAGCTGGTGGCTCTGCTGAACACCCTCGACAGATGGATCGATGAAACCCCGCCAGTGGATCAACCTTCTCGCTTTGGGAACAAAGCCTTCAGGACCTGGTACGCCAAACTAGACCAG GAGGCAGAGAAGTTGGTGTCAGCAGTGATTCCCGAGCATTTGGCAGATGCTGCCCCAGAAGTGGCTGTGTACCTGAAGGAATCCGTGGGGAACTCCACCCGCATTGACTATGGCACAG GGCACGAAGCTGCATTTGCAGcctttctctgctgcctctgcaaaaTTGGTGTGCTCAGAGTGGATGACCAGATGGCCATTGTCTTCAAAGTGTTTAACAG GTACCTGGAAGTGATGCGAAAACTGCAGAAAACCTACAGGATGGagcctgctggcagccagggcgTGTGGGGCTTGGATGACTTCCAGTTCCTGCCTTTCATATGGGGCAGTTCTCAGCTGATAG ACCATCCAAGTCTGGAGCCTCGGCACTTTGTTGATGAGAAGGTGGTAAATGAAAACCATAAGGACTTCATGTTCCTGGAGTGCATCCTCTTCATTACAGAG ATGAAGACAGGCCCCTTTGCCGAGCACTCCAACCAGCTCTGGAATATCAGCGCCGTGCCCTCCTGGTCCAAGGTCAACCAGGGCCTCATCCGCATGTACAAGGCAGAG tgcctggagaaGTTTCCTGTGATCCAGCACTTTAAGTTCGGCAGCCTGCTCCCCATCCAGCCTGTGACATCTTAA